The Euzebyales bacterium sequence GCCGGTGACGTCGCCGTGCAGTCGCACGCCGCGTCGCTGCGCCAGCGGCCGTGCCGCGGCCACTGCCTGACGTACGAGCTCGCCTGGCGTGATCTGCTGCAGCTGCAGGTCAGATGGCAACCCTTCGACGCGGGACACCACTGCGAGGTCGTCGACCAGTCGGCGCAGCCGCGCGAGCGCCTCGGCCAGCGTGCGCCACGTTGCCGGCTCGGCGGCCACCACGCCGTCGTCGAGCCCCTCGACGTAGCCTTCCAGGGTCGCCAGGGGTGTGCGTAGCTCGTGGGCGAGGTCGGCGAGCAGCCGGCGGCGGGTGGCGTCGGTGTCCTCCAGTGCGGCGGCCATGCGGTTGAAGCTGCGGGTGACCTGTGCGAGCTCGTCGTCGACCGGCGGCACCGGCACCCGCGTGTGGTAATCGCCAGCAGCGACGCGGCGGGCGCTGTCCGCGAGCCGGCTGACCGGTCGGGCGATGCGCCGCGCGACGTACCAGCTGACCGCGAACGCGGTGACCGCTGCGGCGAGCACGGCCACGCCCAGCGACAGCAGCAGTGCACGGGCGAACGCCTCGTCGAGATGCGCCGCGGCGCTGTCAGACAGCGGCCCGAGCGCGGCGCGGACGTGGCTGCGAAACAGGCTCGGGCCGGCCAGCACCGCCACGGCGGCCAGCGTCGTGGCGCCCACCGCGATCACCACCGCATGCGCGGCGAGCAGCCGCCGCGCCAACCCCGACGGCGGCCGTCGCGTCATCGTCCGGCACCCATCCGGTACCCAACCCCACGCACCGTCACGATCACGTCGGGGTTGTGCAGCTTGCGCCGCAGGTTCCCGACGTGCACGTCGATCACGTGCTCGTCACGGTACTCG is a genomic window containing:
- a CDS encoding HAMP domain-containing protein; amino-acid sequence: MTRRPPSGLARRLLAAHAVVIAVGATTLAAVAVLAGPSLFRSHVRAALGPLSDSAAAHLDEAFARALLLSLGVAVLAAAVTAFAVSWYVARRIARPVSRLADSARRVAAGDYHTRVPVPPVDDELAQVTRSFNRMAAALEDTDATRRRLLADLAHELRTPLATLEGYVEGLDDGVVAAEPATWRTLAEALARLRRLVDDLAVVSRVEGLPSDLQLQQITPGELVRQAVAAARPLAQRRGVRLHGDVTG